Below is a window of Dictyostelium discoideum AX4 chromosome 1 chromosome, whole genome shotgun sequence DNA.
ctaaTGTAACAACAAAACATTTCACCTAAATATATTACACCAGATTGTAATTGTAACATTGAAGTAACACCTAAACCTTCCATATTGATTggattaccattattaccaattaattgattattatcattactaccactactattaaCTGATCccattgataatgatgtaCTATCAATTGATGTTGACATTGTTTCATATGGTAAATCTTGTTTTTCACATAATATTGGATTTATTGTTGGTATATTTGGTTTACTTAACCTCATtacctttaaatttaataaatgattttctTAAGtgttttccatttttatgtttttttattttaatttatattttttataaaaaatatatatataaaaaaaaaaaaaagatatataaaatgaaaaattaatttagatatttatcatatgtgtgtatgtgtgtaaatttttttttttaatttgttgtgTGTTTTTTGaagaaattgtaaaaaaaaaaactttcattttttttttattttcaatttttttttttttttttttttttttttttttttttttttttcatatcaactaccattttttttgaatgattaattaagaaaaaaaaaaaaataaaaattcgaAAGCAAAAATATCCCACCTGTACATTAAACACAAACAAACGCAATAAATTTAACGATAAACTtaaacatatatatatataaataaaataatgtctgaagttgaaaattcaaatacaGTGGATTTACAATCacaattattaccattagaattaattgaaaaatgtaTTGGTTCAAGAATTTGGATTGCAATgaaaaatgataaagaatttGTTGGTACATTATTAGGTTTTGATGCTTAcgttaatatatttttaaaagatgttACTGAatagtaagttttttttttaaaaaaaaaaaaaaaaataataaaaatagattcaTTCACTCACTCACACACACAAATAATTAACtattaacctttttttttataccatAATTAATCATAGCGAATATACTCCAGAAGGTTTAAAAACAGTTAAATTAGataatattcttttaaatgGAAATCATGTTTGTTtggtaaatataataataataattattctaattaaaataaatatcataattgaataataatattaattttactaataattttattataaatttagcTTGTTCCAGGTGGTGAAGGTCCAAAAGTTAAAgcataaaattaaaaaaaaaaaaaagaaaaaaggaaaaaaaaaaaaaattaaaaataaaaaaaaaaaaaattaaaaaaatatactctatattattatattttattttattttattttaattaataatttttgaaatataaatacaatATCTTTTAACTCTTTGACCATTATTCcaaagtttattaaaataagaaTAACCATAATCTTCAGATAATTGAATTAAGTAAGTTTCTTTAACtggtttataaatttttagtaatttttttgattttgtaagGATATCTATAATTTGATCACTATAATCTTTATCATCAGTTACAATTGTGAGTGTaccatctttttttaaacatctattaatttcaatgagGAATAACTCATTGATAAGACGTTCAGCACCAGACCAAACTGGTGGATTTGGATAATTGATATAAACTTCATTCAAGATATTATCTGGTATGATCTCTTTTAGCGAACCATGAGCATCACCACCCACTATATAAAGGTTATCAATTGCTTCAAGTATCATTTTACTCCAAATTTGAAAGATACGATCGTAACGAATTTCCAAAGAGATCCAATCTGCATCTAAATCTTGACCGGCTCTTTCAGTCACCCAATGACCGTGACCTGAACAAATCTCCATTTTAAGTGATCTATTACTATTGAAATTGCTACCACCCTTTTTATAAGAATTGAATAAACCATTGAATGACGATAATGTAGAGTCTGGTGAGGTTGCAACTGTGACAGGTTTACATTGTTGATCGATACTACGATTGACATTATTCTTAAAAGTATTCTTTGAGAAATAAATACGATTAAAACTTTCCATATTATGATACTTAATTTTTGAACGTGATTCTGTCATTTTTGAAAGATAATTTCTAACACGATCAGATTCTTCATTGATCTCCTGTTTGTTAATTCTTTCAAACAATGAAGAGGAGATCTTATTCTTTTCTGAAAGTTtacctttatttttatgagtGGTTTGAGTTGATCTTGGTGCTTTCGATAGAATGTCATCAGTGATACCCAATGCTTTAACCGAGGATTTAATATCACCAGCTAATAACGATGCCAATGATAGACGTGAGAAACAAATGGGTGATATTTGACCTTGCATTCTTTCATAAACTTTACCTAGTAAATCCCAAATCTCTTGTACCATTAAATGATGAGAATagatttttatcaaatattcAATGGTGGTTGAATCGGGATAGATCTCATTGGCTTTCATTAATTGTATTAATGATTTAGTGATTTCAATATCACCAGATCTAATACAACCACGAAATATGGAATTAAAAGTACGAATATTTGGTTTGGTTTCAATCATACCCTTAATTGTAGCAAATGATTCATCCATATCAATTTCACAAAGTGCTTTCACATAGATTGTATAAACCACTTCATTGGCATTACCATCTTTAACTGCATCTTGAAAAACTTCTTTCACTTTTTTATACTCTTGACATCTTACACATGCATTCAACATAACACCATAGGTAATATGATCTGGTTTTGCtccaatcttttttaaataattatatgcTTTAACCAATTGAACATAATCTTTTGCTTCTGCACATGATGACATTTGTgatgtaattttattaataactgCTCTATTATTTCTAacaattgattctttttttggttcttcttctttttttacttctttttctttttctttttcttcttttttatcatttaattttttatttttcttttgatttacttttttttcttcattaatttcaGTTGTTTTTTCTGTTTCTGTTGtttctgttgttgttgttgttgctgtagCTGTAGCTATTGTTGGTTCATTTGGCGTTGTTGtggttggtggtggtgttgtttttggtttcttttcttttggtttcttttcttttggtttttcatttgttaatttaatttttttatttgattcttCTTGTGTTTtagttggtggtgttggtgttggtattggtgttggtgttggaattacttttttaaaatcataaaaatcaacaataacttttttatcaCCAATGGTTTTACCATtaactaaatttttaatctatataaataaataaaaataaaataaaatttgacaTTAAATTagaaatctttttttttatttatatttttttttacatatgTGCCAACTTACTATTGATAATTGTGATAAATTTTGagatgataaaaatgaaatagtTGTATCAGCATCAACTTTACCAATTAAATCTGGTGGTAAAGTAATTGGAATTGTAATATTTATAGAAggattttgaataattttctttaaattttcaataatttcatttttgctaattgattttggaatatttttaacaattaattttgtaattgaaaCTCCTCCACCGCCTCCTCCTAAAATACCAATTGATGTTGGTGCTGTTGATCCTAATGAATTAccaaattttctttttaaatccatattttgaaaataaaaataaaaaacgatggttattgtttttgattaatcgtttttaaatgaatttaaaaataaaaaaaaaaaaaaaaatgaaaaaacgaaaaattggatttttattttttttttattttttttatttttaatttttttattttaattttacatttttcaTAATCATTTGTAAGTAATAGTTATTAtactttttgattttttaccCCCTTAATGATgactaattaattttatttaattttatttttattttaaatttgtatttacattttttttttttttttaatttaatttttaattttttaattttttttttttttttaattttttttttaatttttggattctttttttccgcacaatttttttttttttttttttttttttttttttttttttttttttttttttttaaattctttattcgATTACATAGAAATTGATTAACAATGCCACCAAAACCTACATACGTTAGTGGGGGTAGTGTTACTCAAACAGGTAGAAGTAAATGGAGATTATCATATATTCCTGAATTTATTTGGggtattttaaatcaaataacttttttgtaagtatttatatatttatatatattttcattgttattattcttttattaacatatacatatatttttAGCTTCTCAACTTTAATAGGTGTAggttaaatttatttaggttttttttttttttttttttttttctttcaaaattaagagattatatatattaattataattaaattaaatatatttaggGTACAGTTGAACCTAGAAGACGTCCAAATAACCAAGGTGGAGGTAGAAGATTAGCAGGATttgatggtaatggtaatgtaACAGGTGGAAGTGGTGTAGGTGGTAGTGGTCCAAGTAAAGGTCCAGATAATGGTTCAAATAATAGAAGAGGTGACatgaaaaatatttgtatgtatttccttttttttttttttttttttttctattattttttttttattgggtattaattgatcattgttttaaatttaattttagtggCATGTAATTCAGCTTCAGGATCTTGAGGTCCGAAATAGGTTaaactaaattatttttatagtttttttttttttttttttttttaattttttattttccttttttcttttttagaataatattaaacattttattttactttcaagtattttggaaaaaaaagaaaaaaaagaaaaaaaagaaaaggagaaaaaaagaaaaaaaaaagaaaaaaaacatatttataatttggtTATTTAACCATTTAGAGGAATATTGTGAAGAATCAATGATTAGTTTTTAAAACTGTAATgatttgttaaattaaaaccattttATTGGCAATTTAACATTGAATAGATCATTTTCATCAGTAACcaatattctttaaaaaaaaaaaaaaaaacaagatcaaaataaaaacaaaattgtATATAGTaatatcataataataataataaatttttaaattcctACTTTGCATcataattttctttatttttattttaaatattaacttaaatattggattttttttagttataaTCGTTTTAAAAATGGGTAATTATTCAATATCCttccaatttaataaattgccCAATTCAATAGAATCGATAAAGACAATTATTGAtttctattttaaatttttttcataattttagtttttttcaatttaaaaattcattttcaaaaatggCTCCTTAGCATAGTGGTATTGCGCTTCCCTAGTAAGGAAGAGGTCATGAGTTCGATCCTCATAGGAGcctttttttgaataatctTACAAAACCTAgggatttattttattaattacctAATCTAAACATACCATCAATACATGGATAATCAATCTTGTTaatccaatattaaaaaaaaaaaaaaaaaaaaaaaaaaaaaaaaaaaaaaaaaaaaaaaaaaaaaaaaaaaaagaacaaattgAGGAAATCAATAACATGACCAGATGGTTCTTATTCTCCTCAGTTAAGAATACATATACAGAAGAGAGAAAATACAAAACTATGATGAAAATAGACAGAGCATATGCAGATTGGAAAGAAGGAGGCATAAAATTATGGGATATAGAACTAAGACATATAGCATTCAAAATCTGGTACATGAACAGGCTACTCCataacaactacaacaacaacaacaatacctTACAAGAATGGTACATGGAGCAATTAAGTAGAAAAAAAGCCCACACTTCAACCCTCAACGATATGTGCAGACACTGGGGTGTATTCAGAGTCAAATTTTACCAAAACCATCCAAAGATAA
It encodes the following:
- the lsm5 gene encoding LSM domain-containing protein (Similar to like-Sm); protein product: MSEVENSNTVDLQSQLLPLELIEKCIGSRIWIAMKNDKEFVGTLLGFDAYVNIFLKDVTEYEYTPEGLKTVKLDNILLNGNHVCLLVPGGEGPKVKA
- the selk gene encoding selenoprotein K, whose translation is MPPKPTYVSGGSVTQTGRSKWRLSYIPEFIWGILNQITFFFSTLIGGTVEPRRRPNNQGGGRRLAGFDGNGNVTGGSGVGGSGPSKGPDNGSNNRRGDMKNILACNSASGSUGPK